The Prochlorococcus marinus CUG1416 genome has a segment encoding these proteins:
- a CDS encoding DNA-directed RNA polymerase subunit omega: MNISNNAGIDSTDLAKRGESLIRKSTNRYLTTVRIAFRAKQRRFDDFDGLLEESTIKPVQRSIIELSDEQDQPDLLPG; encoded by the coding sequence ATGAACATATCAAATAATGCGGGGATTGACTCTACTGACCTTGCTAAAAGAGGTGAGAGTTTAATAAGAAAGTCAACAAATAGATATTTAACCACTGTGAGAATCGCTTTCAGAGCTAAACAAAGGCGTTTTGATGATTTTGATGGACTATTAGAGGAGTCAACTATTAAACCTGTTCAAAGGTCAATTATTGAACTAAGCGATGAACAAGACCAGCCAGATTTACTTCCTGGTTAA
- a CDS encoding DUF2811 domain-containing protein, giving the protein MQDLNFDVNPIVSNQKDEVISFKCELQENLQKAMKEFVEKHPNWDQYRILQAAIAGFLMQKGFQNRDLTRLYIGNMFSMNFKD; this is encoded by the coding sequence ATGCAAGATTTAAATTTTGATGTAAATCCAATAGTCTCAAATCAGAAAGATGAAGTAATTAGTTTCAAATGTGAACTTCAAGAAAATCTTCAAAAGGCTATGAAAGAATTTGTTGAGAAACATCCTAATTGGGATCAATACAGAATACTACAGGCTGCCATAGCAGGATTTTTGATGCAGAAAGGATTTCAAAATAGGGATTTAACGAGACTTTATATTGGAAATATGTTTTCTATGAATTTTAAGGACTAA
- the pyrR gene encoding bifunctional pyr operon transcriptional regulator/uracil phosphoribosyltransferase PyrR, with amino-acid sequence MTNKSKRVVILNENELRKTLSRLTSEIIEKVKNLDNLLLVGIPTRGIDLAEVLVKELCLNTGVTIKKGTIDPTFYRDDQNRIGTRQIKVTDIPTPIEKQEILLIDDVIYTGRTIRAAMDALYSWGRPQRVMLLVMVDRGHRELPIQPDFCGKKITTSKNESISLRLNSVDNEEGVFLE; translated from the coding sequence ATGACCAATAAATCAAAAAGGGTTGTAATACTTAATGAAAATGAGCTTAGAAAAACCCTTTCACGTTTAACTTCCGAAATTATTGAAAAAGTAAAAAACCTAGACAACCTTCTTTTGGTTGGTATTCCTACTAGAGGCATAGATCTAGCAGAAGTTCTCGTTAAAGAATTATGCTTAAATACCGGAGTAACAATAAAAAAAGGAACAATTGATCCAACTTTTTATAGAGACGATCAAAATAGAATTGGAACTCGCCAAATTAAAGTAACTGATATCCCAACTCCTATTGAGAAACAAGAAATTCTTTTGATTGATGATGTCATATATACAGGGCGAACAATTAGAGCTGCAATGGATGCTCTATATTCATGGGGCAGACCTCAAAGAGTGATGTTATTAGTAATGGTAGATAGAGGTCATAGAGAATTACCTATTCAACCTGATTTTTGTGGGAAAAAGATTACAACGAGTAAAAATGAAAGTATTAGTTTACGTCTAAATAGTGTTGATAATGAAGAAGGAGTTTTCCTTGAATAA
- a CDS encoding EVE domain-containing protein, with the protein MTEENFWLMKSEPDAYSIDSLKNDGVTLWDGIRNYQARNFMRNMNKGDTVFFYHSNCKPPGIVGLMEVIDLNIVDPTQFDKDSKYYDPKSQPNNPRWDCVKVKYISKANKIVSLPELKVLFSEDELLVVKRGNRLSILPVSNDVAKILLDKIKRNY; encoded by the coding sequence ATGACTGAAGAAAATTTTTGGCTAATGAAAAGTGAACCAGATGCCTACAGTATAGATTCTTTAAAAAACGATGGCGTTACTTTATGGGACGGTATACGAAATTATCAAGCTCGAAATTTCATGAGAAATATGAATAAGGGAGATACAGTTTTTTTCTATCATTCAAACTGCAAACCCCCAGGTATTGTTGGACTTATGGAGGTAATAGATCTAAATATTGTTGATCCTACGCAATTTGATAAAGATTCAAAATATTATGATCCAAAATCGCAACCTAATAATCCGAGATGGGATTGTGTAAAAGTAAAATATATTTCTAAGGCAAATAAGATTGTAAGTTTACCTGAATTAAAGGTTTTATTTAGTGAGGATGAGCTATTAGTTGTAAAAAGAGGAAATAGGTTATCTATATTACCTGTAAGTAATGATGTAGCAAAAATACTACTTGATAAAATTAAAAGAAATTATTAA
- a CDS encoding DUF1818 family protein, translating into MLQDHKRWRVLRDFKKGKFCFLIGVDNWSIELQKSEFNSLYFLLLRINEQLLGIENELMDEESISLELEQLPWYIVLEGKKNEWSLRFVFESQDQTRSFEMYWPIQIAQNLFYEIKKMWESMD; encoded by the coding sequence TTGTTACAAGACCATAAAAGATGGAGAGTACTTAGGGATTTTAAAAAAGGCAAATTTTGTTTTTTGATTGGTGTTGATAATTGGTCAATTGAGTTACAAAAAAGTGAATTTAATTCACTTTATTTTTTACTTTTAAGAATTAATGAACAACTATTAGGTATCGAGAATGAATTAATGGATGAAGAGTCTATTTCTCTAGAATTAGAACAACTTCCTTGGTATATAGTTTTAGAAGGGAAAAAGAATGAATGGAGTTTACGGTTTGTGTTTGAAAGTCAAGACCAAACTAGATCTTTCGAAATGTATTGGCCGATACAAATAGCACAAAATTTATTTTATGAAATAAAAAAAATGTGGGAATCAATGGATTAA
- a CDS encoding Hsp70 family protein: MEKILSGTIAVDLGNTNTVVAFQDQKDINSVLVEIPNITSSPGVIPTAVWFEEASKTPKIGISALKMRDNINSDLFFHSNFKRLIGNPIEKIDQKNILSPTECGEKFFKYLWASIPQKYEIKRLVLTAPIDTYKGYREWLVNLCEKISVDEIALVDEPTAASLGINVPFGSKIMTLDIGGSTIDMNIVKIEGGEGKSSPIAELLKFQGKDVSSISKQKIRCAEIISKTGSKIGGKDIDQWIVDYFIPDNKYSINLLKAEEIKCKLSSSTIKYEEKYPTKLLTEGFQEKEFFLSKEIFENIIIENNLLNHLNSLLKELLNEARGKFCTVDDLNAIILVGGGTQIPLIKEWITKNISNIQIKSPPPIESIALGALAMTPGVKIKDILNKGLSIRLFNRREQKHFWHPIFCKGQTWPTENPFKLILQASKSNQKIFEIIIGETKKEREYDVIFENGLPKLSEFQSEEEIIKWDKKPFRIVLKNTANIGEDNLTLFFKITKKADLLVNCFDIKDEFLGECNLGNIF, encoded by the coding sequence ATGGAAAAAATCTTATCTGGAACGATTGCTGTTGATTTAGGAAATACTAATACTGTAGTAGCTTTTCAAGATCAAAAAGATATAAATTCCGTTTTAGTTGAAATACCAAATATTACATCATCTCCAGGAGTTATCCCCACAGCCGTTTGGTTCGAAGAGGCTTCAAAAACTCCTAAAATTGGTATTAGTGCTTTAAAGATGAGAGATAACATTAATTCGGATTTATTTTTTCATTCTAATTTTAAAAGATTAATTGGAAATCCCATTGAAAAAATTGATCAAAAAAATATTTTAAGCCCTACTGAATGTGGTGAAAAATTTTTTAAATATTTGTGGGCAAGCATTCCTCAAAAATATGAAATTAAGAGACTTGTTTTAACTGCACCAATTGATACATACAAGGGTTATAGAGAATGGTTAGTTAACCTTTGCGAGAAAATATCTGTAGATGAAATAGCGCTAGTTGATGAGCCTACTGCAGCAAGTTTAGGGATTAATGTACCATTTGGCTCAAAAATTATGACATTAGATATTGGAGGAAGCACAATCGATATGAATATAGTCAAAATAGAAGGAGGAGAAGGTAAATCTAGTCCAATAGCTGAACTTTTAAAATTTCAAGGAAAAGATGTTAGCTCAATTTCAAAACAAAAAATAAGGTGTGCAGAGATAATAAGTAAAACAGGCTCAAAAATTGGTGGTAAAGATATAGATCAATGGATCGTTGATTACTTTATTCCAGATAATAAATATTCAATTAATCTTTTAAAGGCAGAAGAAATAAAATGTAAACTCAGCTCATCTACTATAAAATATGAAGAAAAATATCCAACAAAATTATTAACTGAAGGATTCCAAGAAAAAGAATTTTTCCTAAGTAAAGAAATATTTGAGAACATTATTATCGAGAATAATTTGCTTAATCACCTAAACTCATTACTAAAAGAGTTATTAAATGAAGCAAGAGGCAAATTTTGTACAGTAGATGACTTAAATGCAATTATTTTGGTTGGAGGGGGAACTCAAATCCCATTAATTAAAGAATGGATAACAAAAAATATTTCAAACATTCAAATAAAGTCTCCACCTCCTATTGAATCAATAGCTTTAGGAGCTTTAGCAATGACCCCAGGGGTAAAAATCAAAGACATATTAAATAAAGGATTATCTATCAGATTATTTAATAGAAGAGAACAAAAACACTTCTGGCATCCTATTTTTTGCAAAGGTCAAACATGGCCCACTGAAAATCCATTTAAACTGATCCTTCAAGCAAGTAAAAGTAATCAGAAAATATTTGAAATAATTATTGGAGAAACAAAAAAAGAAAGAGAATATGATGTGATTTTTGAAAATGGACTGCCAAAATTATCAGAATTTCAAAGTGAGGAAGAAATTATAAAATGGGACAAAAAGCCATTCAGAATCGTACTAAAAAATACAGCTAATATTGGAGAAGATAACTTAACACTTTTCTTCAAAATCACAAAAAAAGCCGATTTATTAGTTAATTGTTTCGATATAAAGGATGAATTTTTAGGAGAATGTAATTTAGGAAATATCTTCTAA
- the gpmI gene encoding 2,3-bisphosphoglycerate-independent phosphoglycerate mutase — protein MPKISSKNINRLSVPQSPVVLAILDGWGHREDISDNAIKSANTPIMDSLWHGYPHTLISASGSDVGLPDGQMGNSEVGHLTIGSGRIIQQELVRISNVVKNNQLGLVNELKEMAHSLKKHNSTLHITGLCSDGGVHSHIDHLLGLIKWASDNGIKKVAIHIITDGRDTPAKSASKYLNQIESCIKKFNTGEIASICGRYWIMDRNLLWDRTEKAYTNLTDPNIKTTIISPHEHIKNSYKKNITDEFIEPIRLSENYLKDGDSLICFNFRPDRARQIIKSLSNKEFSDFERVSFPDLDLVTFTQYDPNFPVKVAFPPESLNNFIGQIVSENGLKQYRTAETEKYPHVTYFFNGGVEIPLPGEERHLIPSPRVATYDMEPEMSAEELTISCSKAIKSGEYAFVVINFANPDMVGHTGNMDATIKAIEKVDKCIGQIVNATGEMGGSILITADHGNAEVMKGPAGEPWTAHTINRVPLIFIEGEKRKIPNMGNEIYLRENAGLADIAPTLLQLLNLPIPKEMTGKSLIKGIELKGYNKVVQHV, from the coding sequence ATGCCAAAGATTAGCAGCAAAAATATAAATAGATTAAGTGTTCCTCAGAGCCCTGTAGTTCTTGCAATACTAGATGGATGGGGGCATAGAGAAGATATATCCGACAATGCTATAAAAAGTGCCAATACGCCTATCATGGATTCATTATGGCATGGATATCCTCACACTTTAATAAGTGCTAGTGGATCAGATGTAGGCCTACCAGATGGTCAAATGGGTAATTCAGAGGTGGGGCACCTTACCATTGGTTCTGGGAGAATAATCCAACAAGAACTTGTAAGGATTTCAAATGTCGTAAAAAATAATCAGTTAGGCTTGGTTAATGAGTTAAAAGAGATGGCTCATTCATTAAAGAAACACAATTCTACTTTGCATATCACTGGATTATGCTCTGATGGAGGAGTACATAGTCATATTGATCATTTATTAGGTTTAATAAAATGGGCATCTGATAATGGAATCAAAAAAGTTGCAATTCATATTATTACCGATGGAAGAGATACGCCCGCAAAAAGTGCCTCTAAATATCTAAATCAAATAGAGTCATGCATAAAAAAATTCAATACTGGTGAGATAGCCTCTATTTGCGGAAGATACTGGATAATGGATAGAAATCTTTTATGGGATAGAACAGAAAAAGCGTATACTAATTTGACTGATCCAAATATAAAAACAACAATTATTTCTCCTCATGAGCACATAAAAAATAGTTATAAAAAAAACATCACCGATGAATTTATAGAACCCATAAGACTGTCTGAAAATTATCTTAAGGATGGGGATAGTTTAATTTGCTTTAACTTCCGTCCAGACAGAGCAAGACAAATAATCAAATCCCTCTCAAACAAGGAATTCTCAGACTTTGAAAGAGTAAGTTTTCCAGATCTAGATTTAGTTACTTTTACTCAATATGACCCAAACTTCCCCGTTAAAGTTGCATTTCCTCCTGAATCTCTCAATAATTTTATCGGACAAATAGTTTCAGAAAACGGACTCAAGCAATACAGAACTGCAGAAACAGAAAAATATCCTCACGTAACATATTTTTTCAATGGGGGGGTAGAAATTCCTTTACCTGGAGAAGAGAGACATTTAATTCCATCTCCAAGAGTCGCAACTTATGATATGGAACCCGAAATGTCTGCGGAAGAATTAACTATTAGTTGCTCTAAAGCAATTAAAAGTGGAGAATATGCTTTTGTTGTAATCAATTTTGCTAATCCTGACATGGTGGGGCATACAGGCAATATGGATGCAACAATTAAAGCTATTGAAAAAGTAGATAAATGTATAGGTCAAATAGTTAATGCTACTGGCGAAATGGGTGGTAGTATTCTTATAACAGCAGATCATGGTAACGCTGAGGTAATGAAAGGCCCTGCAGGAGAACCATGGACGGCACACACTATCAATAGAGTTCCATTAATTTTTATTGAGGGTGAGAAAAGAAAAATCCCAAATATGGGAAATGAGATTTATTTAAGGGAGAATGCTGGGTTAGCAGATATTGCACCCACTTTATTACAGTTATTAAATCTACCAATCCCAAAAGAAATGACAGGAAAGTCTCTAATTAAAGGGATCGAGTTAAAGGGTTATAATAAGGTAGTACAACACGTTTAA